From a single Cyclobacterium marinum DSM 745 genomic region:
- a CDS encoding TetR/AcrR family transcriptional regulator, with translation MNVHSFFIVALLYNSAKMKSNLKSNSKRESLVKATIQLVNNNGFHATPMSKIAKMAGVSPGTIYLYFENKQDLVNQVYIEVKRSFTRFAFKDYKESTSVEGDFEKIWKNIAEFKLKEVEEALFLSQCDNTPMIDEPSRKEGLKHLSPLLELWKRGQKEGLIKQVSPYLLYAFSIYPISFLLQQHERFDIKPENINEAYEMAWNSIKI, from the coding sequence ATGAACGTTCATTCATTTTTTATCGTTGCGTTACTATACAATTCGGCAAAAATGAAGAGCAATCTTAAATCCAATAGTAAAAGAGAGTCTTTGGTTAAGGCTACAATTCAGCTTGTCAACAACAATGGATTTCACGCAACGCCTATGTCAAAGATTGCGAAAATGGCAGGAGTATCTCCTGGCACCATCTATTTGTATTTTGAGAACAAACAGGACCTGGTCAATCAAGTTTACATTGAGGTAAAGCGTTCCTTTACCCGATTTGCTTTCAAGGACTATAAGGAAAGCACATCTGTCGAAGGAGACTTTGAGAAAATATGGAAGAACATAGCCGAATTTAAACTTAAAGAAGTCGAGGAAGCTTTGTTTTTATCTCAATGCGACAATACACCCATGATTGATGAACCAAGTAGAAAAGAAGGCTTGAAGCACTTAAGCCCTCTCTTGGAGCTTTGGAAACGTGGGCAGAAAGAAGGTCTTATCAAACAGGTATCTCCTTATTTGCTTTATGCATTCAGTATTTATCCGATTTCTTTTTTACTACAGCAACACGAACGGTTTGATATTAAACCGGAAAACATTAATGAAGCCTACGAAATGGCTTGGAACAGTATTAAAATCTAA
- a CDS encoding NADP-dependent oxidoreductase, with amino-acid sequence MTTTKTINLKNRPKGSPTITDFDFTTAEISELKEGEVLLSTLYVSVDPYLRGRMSDAPSYVPPFKLNEPISSGIIAEVLESKSENLTIGDKVIGALQWKETQLAKAENLRKVDPDKAPLSTYLGIIGMTGLTALLGLKEIGKPKNGETLLVSGAAGAVGSVVGQIGKILGLRVVGIAGTDEKVDMLKSEFGFDEGINYNTTENMIQAIQNTCPDGVDIYFDNVGGEISDAVLFNINKFARIIICGAISVYNNTETPKSLSVQPFLVKKSALMQGFIVADFADKHPEGVQQLATWLQEGKLKYKETIVEGFDNIPQAFLDLFEGKNKGKMVVKI; translated from the coding sequence ATGACTACTACAAAAACGATTAATTTAAAAAATAGGCCTAAAGGCAGTCCTACAATTACAGATTTTGACTTCACAACAGCTGAAATCTCGGAATTGAAAGAAGGAGAGGTATTGTTAAGTACCTTATATGTTTCTGTGGACCCATATTTAAGAGGTAGGATGAGTGATGCTCCTTCCTATGTCCCACCCTTTAAGCTAAATGAGCCAATTTCTTCGGGAATTATTGCTGAAGTCTTGGAATCAAAAAGCGAGAATTTAACCATAGGGGATAAGGTAATTGGCGCCTTACAGTGGAAAGAAACACAGTTAGCCAAAGCAGAAAATCTGAGAAAAGTAGATCCTGATAAAGCTCCCCTTTCAACCTATTTAGGAATAATTGGTATGACCGGACTTACTGCTTTACTTGGATTAAAGGAAATAGGAAAACCTAAAAATGGGGAAACCCTTCTTGTATCCGGAGCTGCAGGTGCGGTGGGTTCCGTAGTTGGCCAAATTGGAAAAATCCTCGGCCTTCGAGTGGTTGGTATAGCAGGTACAGATGAGAAAGTTGACATGCTCAAATCTGAATTCGGATTTGATGAAGGGATCAACTACAATACCACTGAAAATATGATCCAGGCCATACAGAACACTTGCCCCGATGGTGTTGACATTTATTTTGACAATGTCGGAGGGGAAATTTCAGATGCGGTACTCTTCAACATCAACAAATTTGCTAGGATCATAATCTGTGGAGCTATTTCTGTTTACAATAATACAGAAACCCCAAAAAGTCTTAGTGTACAGCCTTTCCTTGTTAAAAAGAGTGCGCTCATGCAAGGATTTATCGTGGCTGACTTTGCAGACAAACATCCTGAAGGTGTTCAGCAACTGGCCACATGGCTTCAAGAGGGAAAGCTGAAATATAAAGAAACCATCGTAGAGGGATTTGACAATATTCCGCAAGCCTTTCTAGATTTATTTGAAGGGAAGAACAAAGGGAAAATGGTGGTGAAAATTTAA